The following proteins come from a genomic window of Achromobacter deleyi:
- the sctD gene encoding type III secretion system inner membrane ring subunit SctD, with translation MSEALELRVLSGLHRDARCQVADGAVLGADPACDIVLADDGMGPRAARVRIGEGGWDLALDDGAPSQQPGTPFNRPVPLGPVWITVARRGDPWANAPDAANDALARVAAEPDAAPETLPPIAPAATPPVSDEDRQLERRLPLPPAQGRRRKRDSWPMVLGLAAVVLTIVVAIVLTLMPQSTASRAPQVDPRLAAAEKSVGQISAVFERMGLASRLHVSMARDGVVTVSGWVRNAAEQDAVASALSQIWPMPAMRISNEDEVVRTARTALRAFNVRYEPRYEGDGRLNVAGIASSARERASALDALRAQLPGMTVLGNNIALTQQLSDTLSSQLVDAGLSGVTLAWKPDHLEIAAGALDDDQQARLQDVLNEFNQNHLGVARLAAASASPAADSVPFVIRSVVGGPQPFIVLEDGSKLLVGGVYRKYRLVSVENTRIIFEGPRAAIVTR, from the coding sequence ATGAGCGAAGCGCTGGAACTGCGCGTGCTGTCCGGCCTGCATCGCGATGCGCGCTGCCAGGTCGCGGACGGCGCCGTGCTGGGGGCCGACCCGGCCTGCGACATCGTGCTGGCCGACGACGGCATGGGCCCGCGCGCCGCGCGCGTGCGCATCGGCGAAGGCGGCTGGGACCTGGCGCTGGACGATGGCGCGCCCAGCCAGCAACCCGGCACGCCGTTCAACCGGCCGGTGCCGCTGGGCCCGGTCTGGATCACCGTGGCTCGCCGCGGCGACCCCTGGGCCAACGCGCCCGACGCCGCCAACGACGCGCTGGCGCGCGTGGCGGCCGAACCGGACGCCGCGCCCGAAACGCTGCCCCCGATCGCGCCGGCGGCCACGCCGCCGGTCAGCGACGAAGACCGCCAGCTGGAACGGCGCCTGCCGCTGCCGCCCGCGCAGGGCCGGCGCCGCAAGCGTGACTCCTGGCCCATGGTGCTGGGCCTGGCCGCGGTGGTGCTGACCATCGTCGTCGCCATCGTCCTGACCCTGATGCCGCAATCCACCGCCAGCCGCGCGCCGCAGGTCGACCCGCGCCTGGCGGCCGCGGAAAAATCCGTGGGGCAGATCTCCGCGGTCTTCGAGCGCATGGGCCTGGCCTCGCGCCTGCACGTCTCGATGGCGCGCGACGGCGTGGTGACGGTGTCCGGCTGGGTGCGCAACGCCGCCGAACAGGATGCCGTGGCCTCGGCGCTGTCGCAGATCTGGCCGATGCCCGCCATGCGCATCAGCAACGAAGACGAGGTGGTGCGCACCGCCCGTACCGCGCTGCGCGCCTTCAACGTGCGCTACGAGCCGCGCTACGAGGGCGATGGCCGCCTGAACGTCGCCGGCATCGCCAGCAGCGCGCGCGAACGCGCCTCGGCGCTGGATGCGCTGCGCGCGCAACTGCCCGGCATGACGGTGCTGGGCAACAACATCGCGCTGACGCAGCAACTGAGCGACACCTTGTCCAGCCAGTTGGTGGACGCGGGCCTGTCCGGCGTCACGCTCGCATGGAAACCCGACCACCTGGAGATCGCCGCCGGCGCGCTCGACGACGACCAGCAGGCCCGCCTGCAGGACGTGTTGAACGAGTTCAACCAGAACCACCTCGGCGTCGCCAGGCTGGCCGCGGCCAGCGCCTCGCCGGCGGCCGACAGCGTGCCGTTCGTGATCCGCAGCGTGGTCGGCGGGCCGCAGCCCTTCATCGTGCTGGAAGACGGCAGCAAGCTGCTGGTGGGCGGCGTCTACCGCAAGTACCGCCTGGTCTCCGTGGAAAACACCCGCATCATTTTCGAAGGCCCGCGCGCCGCCATCGTGACGCGCTGA
- a CDS encoding EscE/YscE/SsaE family type III secretion system needle protein co-chaperone, with translation MTDPTALTELEQRLAAPGGGALRAALSQRLAELEHTAGQRLDSGLVPVAFQQYQAVAQAAAAARAVLAALPLDPREGADAPPAAFSPLNR, from the coding sequence ATGACCGATCCGACTGCCCTGACCGAACTGGAACAACGCCTGGCCGCCCCCGGCGGCGGCGCCTTGCGCGCCGCCCTGTCGCAACGGCTCGCCGAACTGGAACACACTGCCGGCCAGCGCCTGGATTCTGGCCTGGTGCCGGTCGCGTTCCAGCAATACCAGGCGGTGGCGCAGGCCGCCGCCGCCGCGCGCGCGGTGCTGGCCGCGCTGCCGCTCGATCCCCGCGAAGGCGCCGACGCGCCGCCCGCCGCTTTTTCTCCCCTGAATCGCTAG
- a CDS encoding EscF/YscF/HrpA family type III secretion system needle major subunit: MALNGLTGSSGLNFNSVNNTIYDSIRSQESNLQTTLSNLRTNADGSVSQADMLKMQQQVQQWTMLIEIQSTITKQIADSLKGVIQKAS; encoded by the coding sequence ATGGCTTTGAACGGTTTGACCGGCTCGTCCGGCCTGAATTTCAACAGCGTGAACAACACGATCTACGACAGCATCCGCTCGCAGGAAAGCAACCTGCAGACGACGCTGTCCAACCTGCGCACCAACGCCGACGGCAGCGTGTCGCAGGCGGACATGTTGAAGATGCAGCAACAGGTGCAGCAATGGACCATGCTGATCGAGATCCAGAGCACGATCACCAAGCAGATCGCGGACTCGCTCAAGGGCGTGATCCAGAAAGCCAGCTGA
- a CDS encoding CesT family type III secretion system chaperone, whose product MSDPQFAQVLSELGQALGIPALAPAEGGLCQLAFDGRHLVQVMAHGARGQILLSCAVGGGKMDGALALLAAQGNFLQAGGGVVACAAPDGRMHLQLGVAREQCGADALLAAIDALLNQVEAWEKRAARAEPGADAPWRNPAFMMQSV is encoded by the coding sequence GTGTCAGACCCTCAATTCGCCCAGGTGCTTTCCGAACTCGGCCAGGCCCTGGGCATTCCCGCGCTGGCGCCCGCCGAGGGCGGCCTGTGCCAGCTGGCCTTCGATGGCCGTCACCTGGTGCAGGTGATGGCGCATGGCGCGCGCGGCCAGATCCTGCTGTCGTGCGCGGTGGGCGGGGGCAAGATGGACGGCGCGCTGGCGCTCTTGGCCGCGCAGGGCAACTTCCTGCAGGCGGGCGGCGGCGTGGTGGCGTGCGCGGCCCCGGATGGCCGCATGCACCTGCAGTTGGGCGTGGCGCGCGAACAATGCGGCGCGGACGCGCTGCTGGCCGCGATCGATGCGCTGCTCAACCAGGTCGAGGCCTGGGAGAAGCGCGCCGCGCGCGCCGAGCCGGGCGCGGACGCGCCGTGGCGCAATCCCGCCTTCATGATGCAGTCTGTCTGA
- a CDS encoding glutamate-cysteine ligase family protein: MTPRAGRTLGLEMEMAVARRDTGASHPVGGYFEALAAIKAARGEAPGLTRIGERIVGVSVAAGESGLDNGFNLLETAFAPVSEDDGGLAELARRTMLELHDASRALEAEGAVLLNASEHPDCTLDPSWYATVHVPRPIYRELVGHREWLHRVGIDAKAQNSPCTSVDVTQAARALNVVLALAPASIAIFANSPLENGRATGLKENRLTVWDRMFRHSRYAGDYHLQRLPERPFVDLGDYFRWMFAPGTASRCLPLATDDGYKSATGVYLRGSPCLSAFLASDGWPGRRSDTGEGVTITPQGAHFEYSQFAHFLDARWRYRLATPPSLEALREAWRRPGGIEELYAQLGASGYIEGRAPGAGFADAQLLREAGREVATTLVMAPSALQLGLMRNLPQAEDLLRSWGWLRLRAMRADAMRDALHDPAVHALAGEVLAVAEGGLAPQERHWLGYARYAVDARSSGADRLLRLWRELDGDPRRLAKVCEARAAVPL; this comes from the coding sequence ATGACGCCGCGCGCGGGACGCACGCTGGGGCTGGAAATGGAGATGGCGGTGGCGCGGCGCGATACCGGCGCCAGTCACCCGGTGGGCGGCTACTTCGAGGCGCTGGCCGCGATCAAGGCGGCACGTGGCGAGGCGCCTGGCCTGACGCGCATCGGCGAGCGCATCGTCGGCGTGTCGGTGGCGGCCGGCGAAAGCGGCCTGGACAACGGCTTCAACCTGCTCGAGACCGCGTTCGCGCCGGTGTCCGAAGACGACGGCGGACTGGCCGAGCTGGCGCGGCGCACCATGCTGGAACTGCACGATGCCAGCCGCGCGCTGGAAGCGGAAGGCGCGGTGCTGCTGAATGCGTCGGAACATCCGGACTGCACGCTGGACCCGTCGTGGTACGCGACGGTGCACGTGCCGCGGCCGATCTACCGCGAGCTGGTGGGCCACCGTGAATGGCTGCATCGCGTGGGCATCGATGCCAAGGCGCAGAACAGCCCGTGCACGTCGGTGGACGTGACGCAGGCGGCGCGCGCGCTCAACGTGGTGCTGGCGCTGGCGCCGGCCAGCATCGCGATCTTCGCCAACAGTCCGCTGGAGAACGGCCGCGCGACCGGCCTGAAGGAAAACCGGCTGACGGTGTGGGACCGCATGTTCCGCCATTCGCGCTATGCCGGCGACTACCACCTGCAACGCCTGCCCGAACGGCCGTTCGTGGACCTGGGCGATTATTTCCGCTGGATGTTCGCGCCCGGCACCGCCAGCCGCTGCCTGCCGCTGGCGACGGACGATGGCTACAAGTCGGCCACTGGCGTATACCTGCGCGGGTCGCCCTGCCTGTCGGCGTTCCTGGCGTCGGACGGCTGGCCGGGCCGGCGGTCGGACACCGGCGAGGGCGTCACCATCACGCCGCAGGGCGCGCATTTCGAGTATTCGCAGTTCGCGCATTTCCTCGATGCGCGCTGGCGCTATCGGCTGGCGACGCCGCCATCGCTGGAGGCGCTACGTGAAGCCTGGCGGCGGCCGGGCGGCATCGAGGAGCTGTACGCGCAGCTGGGCGCCAGCGGCTACATCGAAGGCCGCGCGCCCGGCGCCGGCTTCGCCGACGCGCAATTGCTGCGCGAGGCGGGACGCGAGGTGGCGACGACGCTGGTGATGGCGCCGTCGGCGCTGCAACTGGGATTGATGCGCAACTTGCCGCAAGCTGAGGATCTGTTGCGGTCATGGGGCTGGCTGCGCCTGCGGGCCATGCGCGCCGACGCCATGCGCGACGCGCTGCACGATCCCGCGGTGCATGCCCTGGCCGGCGAGGTGCTGGCGGTGGCCGAAGGCGGGCTGGCGCCGCAGGAACGGCATTGGCTCGGCTATGCGCGTTACGCGGTGGATGCGCGCAGCAGCGGCGCGGACCGGCTGCTGCGCCTGTGGCGCGAGCTCGATGGCGATCCGCGCCGCCTGGCCAAGGTGTGCGAGGCCAGGGCGGCGGTGCCGCTCTGA
- a CDS encoding LysR substrate-binding domain-containing protein produces the protein MSRPLNFRQIEAFHAVMLAGTTTGAAQMLRTTQPSVSRLLAQAQQASGLKLFDMERGRLRPTREAKDLFDTVKRHFVGLERIEDRVAAMRRSGSGVLRLACTPALGLGMLPGAVEEFAQRYPDVHINMQTVGSQYLREGLLHGTYDVVVTTVPLDGAHLSLQSLHESAAVCVMRPDHPLAALPAIGIADLNERRLLVLNADDDVYLQLRGAMLAHQVQPVSEIETTYSSTICALAAAGTGLGIVNPYIADVFAQQLAIRPFMPRLPVRVCMAYPAQTAPSVVTEAFVDILTRRFQDMAEPA, from the coding sequence ATGAGCCGACCGCTGAATTTCCGTCAGATCGAAGCCTTCCACGCGGTAATGCTGGCCGGCACCACCACCGGCGCGGCGCAGATGCTGCGCACCACGCAACCGTCGGTGAGCCGCCTGCTGGCGCAGGCGCAACAGGCCAGCGGCCTGAAATTGTTCGACATGGAGCGCGGCCGCCTGCGGCCGACGCGCGAGGCCAAGGACCTGTTCGATACGGTCAAGCGCCACTTCGTCGGCCTGGAGCGCATCGAGGACCGGGTGGCCGCCATGCGGCGCAGCGGCAGCGGGGTGTTGCGGCTGGCCTGCACGCCGGCGCTGGGCCTGGGCATGCTGCCCGGCGCGGTCGAGGAATTCGCGCAGCGCTATCCCGACGTGCACATCAACATGCAGACCGTGGGCAGCCAGTATCTGCGCGAGGGGCTGCTGCATGGCACCTATGACGTGGTGGTGACGACGGTGCCGCTGGATGGCGCGCACCTGTCGCTGCAAAGCCTGCACGAAAGCGCCGCGGTCTGCGTCATGCGGCCGGACCATCCGCTGGCGGCGCTGCCGGCCATCGGCATCGCCGACCTGAACGAACGCCGGCTGCTGGTGCTGAACGCCGACGACGACGTCTACCTGCAGTTGCGCGGCGCGATGCTGGCGCATCAGGTGCAGCCGGTGTCGGAAATCGAGACCACGTATTCATCGACGATCTGCGCGCTGGCCGCGGCCGGCACCGGCCTGGGGATCGTCAATCCGTATATCGCCGACGTCTTCGCGCAGCAGCTGGCGATACGCCCGTTCATGCCCAGGCTGCCGGTGCGGGTCTGCATGGCCTATCCGGCGCAGACCGCGCCGTCGGTGGTGACCGAGGCCTTCGTCGACATCCTCACGCGGCGCTTCCAGGACATGGCCGAGCCCGCCTGA
- a CDS encoding Bug family tripartite tricarboxylate transporter substrate binding protein, protein MRSSRPWRRRVLQALCLTLASAALPFAAQAQANYPEHPLRIIVPFTAGGSSDIQGRLLAEHLGKLYGQPVVVENRPGAGGHIGGKYVADSGPDGYTLLLGSIGLHATYGVYKNLNYRPADDLKVITVVAEMPHVVVASPTLEANTLAELTAQAKAKPDSLHFGSAGVGSSVHMVGELYKMASQAPIVHIPYRGSSAAINDLLGGQIQLLFENVPTTIGYIQSGKLKALAITGATRSAALPNVPTAAEAGLPGLTVTSWTTLAASKDVPDALIEKISADLRRVYADPSFRAGLERLGMTPVGNSPAEARDFVERERARWNKVIETEHISAG, encoded by the coding sequence ATGCGTTCAAGCCGTCCCTGGCGCCGCCGCGTCCTGCAAGCCCTTTGCCTGACCCTGGCGAGCGCGGCCCTGCCGTTCGCCGCCCAGGCCCAAGCCAATTATCCGGAACATCCGTTACGGATCATCGTGCCGTTCACCGCGGGCGGCAGCTCCGACATCCAGGGACGCCTGCTGGCCGAACACCTGGGCAAGCTCTACGGCCAGCCGGTCGTGGTCGAGAACCGTCCCGGCGCGGGCGGCCATATCGGCGGCAAGTACGTCGCCGACTCCGGCCCCGACGGCTACACCCTGCTGCTCGGCTCCATCGGCCTGCATGCCACCTACGGCGTCTATAAGAACCTGAACTACCGGCCCGCCGACGATCTCAAGGTCATCACCGTCGTCGCCGAAATGCCGCACGTGGTCGTGGCCAGCCCCACCCTCGAAGCCAACACCCTGGCCGAGCTGACCGCCCAGGCCAAGGCCAAGCCCGACAGCCTGCACTTCGGCTCGGCCGGCGTCGGCTCCTCGGTGCATATGGTAGGCGAACTCTACAAAATGGCCTCGCAGGCCCCGATCGTGCACATTCCCTACCGCGGCAGTTCGGCCGCCATCAACGACCTGCTCGGCGGCCAGATCCAGCTGCTGTTCGAGAACGTGCCCACCACCATCGGCTACATCCAGAGCGGCAAGCTCAAGGCGCTGGCCATCACCGGCGCCACCCGCTCGGCCGCGCTGCCCAACGTGCCCACCGCCGCCGAGGCCGGCCTGCCGGGCCTGACCGTGACGTCCTGGACCACGCTGGCCGCCAGCAAGGACGTGCCCGACGCGCTGATCGAGAAAATCAGCGCCGACCTGCGCCGCGTCTACGCCGATCCGTCGTTCCGCGCCGGCCTCGAGCGGCTGGGCATGACGCCCGTGGGCAACAGCCCGGCCGAGGCGCGCGACTTCGTCGAGCGCGAACGCGCGCGCTGGAACAAGGTCATCGAGACCGAACACATCAGCGCCGGCTGA